The following are encoded together in the Petrotoga olearia DSM 13574 genome:
- a CDS encoding aldo/keto reductase codes for MQKVVLNNGVEMPILGFGVYQINDAEQCERCVYDAIETGYRLIDTAASYGNEEAVGKAIKKSGIPREELFITTKLWVQDAGYETTKKAFEKSLKNLQLDYLDLYLIHQPFGDVYGSWRAMEGLYREGKVRAIGVSNFYPDRLVDLILNNEITPAVNQVETHPFCQQIDSQKIMKEYKVQIESWGPFAEGRNNMFQNEALMSLAQKHNKSVAQIILRWLVQRGVVAIPKSVHKERIVENFNIFDFELSSEDMDKIAELDKKESAFFSHRDPEMVKWICSLKR; via the coding sequence ATGCAAAAGGTAGTTTTAAATAATGGTGTGGAAATGCCAATTTTAGGGTTCGGCGTTTATCAAATAAATGACGCCGAGCAGTGTGAACGCTGTGTTTATGATGCAATTGAAACAGGATATCGTCTGATAGATACTGCTGCATCATACGGCAATGAAGAAGCTGTCGGAAAAGCAATAAAAAAGAGCGGTATTCCAAGGGAAGAACTTTTCATCACTACAAAACTTTGGGTTCAGGATGCCGGTTATGAAACAACCAAGAAAGCCTTTGAAAAATCGCTTAAGAATCTTCAGCTTGATTATCTTGACCTTTATTTGATTCATCAACCGTTTGGCGATGTGTATGGTTCATGGCGTGCTATGGAGGGGCTGTACCGTGAGGGGAAAGTCAGAGCAATTGGAGTAAGCAACTTTTACCCAGACAGGCTTGTTGATTTAATCCTCAATAATGAAATAACTCCTGCGGTAAATCAGGTAGAAACGCATCCATTTTGCCAACAAATTGACAGTCAAAAAATAATGAAAGAATACAAAGTACAAATAGAATCATGGGGCCCTTTTGCAGAGGGCAGAAACAATATGTTCCAAAATGAAGCACTGATGTCGCTGGCCCAAAAGCACAATAAATCTGTCGCTCAAATTATACTTCGCTGGCTTGTGCAAAGGGGAGTTGTTGCAATTCCAAAGTCAGTGCACAAAGAAAGGATTGTTGAAAATTTCAACATATTTGATTTTGAGCTTTCTTCAGAAGATATGGATAAAATTGCAGAATTGGATAAAAAAGAAAGTGCTTTCTTTTCACATAGGGACCCTGAAATGGTCAAATGGATTTGTTCATTAAAGAGATAA
- a CDS encoding alpha/beta hydrolase, producing the protein MEYTYNGMKAFWSGKSKSQKEQQEVRSVLGKGQSYKAFTADTRIEDVIQDSAFGNFGRLLFPADKGYYSGDTLGKLSLTWYSNINPDRTVEIANYLKERVLSGDTVFYDIYSDEEKAQDPDKKDTGLFFFRGNKGAKTAIVNAGGGFVFVGAMQDSFPHALELSKKGYNAFALIYRPGAQTACEDLARAIAFLHENADELGIDMQDYSLWGGSAGARMAAWLGSYGTESFGEKRYPRPAAVIMQYTGLSEVTGKEPPTFACVGTNDGIASYKTMEDRINRIKANGTDAEIKVFQGLSHGFGLGEGTVAEGWINDAIKFWEKHITE; encoded by the coding sequence ATGGAATACACCTATAACGGGATGAAAGCATTCTGGAGCGGTAAAAGTAAGTCCCAGAAGGAACAGCAGGAGGTTCGGTCAGTCTTGGGAAAGGGTCAATCCTATAAAGCTTTCACTGCGGATACAAGGATTGAAGATGTGATACAGGATTCAGCTTTCGGAAATTTCGGAAGGCTTTTATTTCCGGCAGATAAAGGGTACTACAGCGGGGATACTCTTGGAAAACTCTCCCTGACATGGTATAGCAACATCAATCCGGACAGAACGGTGGAAATCGCAAATTACCTGAAAGAACGCGTCCTGTCGGGAGACACTGTTTTCTATGATATTTATTCCGATGAAGAAAAAGCGCAGGATCCTGACAAAAAGGATACAGGGCTGTTCTTTTTCCGCGGCAATAAAGGCGCTAAAACAGCAATTGTCAATGCAGGCGGGGGATTTGTATTTGTCGGCGCGATGCAGGACAGTTTTCCACATGCTCTTGAACTCAGCAAAAAGGGGTATAACGCATTTGCCTTAATTTATCGCCCAGGTGCGCAGACGGCCTGTGAGGACCTTGCAAGGGCAATTGCTTTCCTGCATGAGAACGCCGACGAACTCGGAATAGACATGCAAGACTATTCTCTCTGGGGAGGGTCTGCCGGAGCGCGTATGGCAGCATGGCTTGGAAGCTACGGTACCGAGAGCTTTGGAGAAAAGAGATATCCGCGTCCTGCGGCTGTTATTATGCAGTATACCGGTTTGTCGGAAGTGACGGGAAAGGAACCCCCGACATTTGCGTGCGTGGGAACGAATGACGGAATTGCATCTTATAAAACGATGGAAGACAGAATCAACAGGATTAAAGCAAATGGAACCGATGCGGAAATAAAGGTCTTTCAGGGACTTTCACATGGATTTGGGCTTGGGGAAGGAACCGTCGCAGAAGGCTGGATAAATGATGCTATAAAATTTTGGGAAAAACATATAACAGAATGA
- a CDS encoding sigma-70 family RNA polymerase sigma factor: protein MDKKYFIELNGRQIPVSKEVYYAFKRPAWKERKRRQVREEKELSLEAFADAGFEIPSGQALVDEIVEDKLLLDMLSKALSELTDEERLLIDELFYNSKSERQVAKETGISQTTLNYQKNKIIKRLRKKLNLE from the coding sequence ATGGACAAGAAGTATTTCATTGAACTAAACGGCAGGCAAATTCCGGTCAGCAAGGAAGTATATTATGCCTTCAAGCGTCCTGCTTGGAAAGAACGCAAGCGCAGGCAGGTTCGCGAGGAAAAGGAGCTTTCGCTTGAAGCGTTTGCGGATGCAGGGTTTGAGATTCCTTCCGGGCAGGCGCTGGTTGACGAGATTGTCGAGGACAAGCTTTTGCTGGACATGCTGTCCAAGGCGCTTTCGGAATTGACCGACGAGGAACGGTTACTGATTGATGAGCTGTTCTACAACAGCAAATCGGAACGTCAAGTAGCGAAAGAAACCGGAATATCGCAAACCACACTTAATTATCAAAAAAACAAGATAATTAAGCGGCTGAGAAAAAAGTTAAACTTAGAATAA
- a CDS encoding DEAD/DEAH box helicase, whose product MQQPKPLLHMPIRAAPYKHQIDAFNFVCGKFGLIPASGMPSSGAALLMEMGTGKTITSIAVAGALYQAGKIHRVLVVAPLSILGVWEEEFAKFADFDYTLAVLSGSSTKKADTLRHMRGSPLQVAVINYESAWRLEKELAAWNPDMIIADEGHKIKTHNIAASKAMHRLGARAKYRLLLTGTVITNKAIDVFSQYKFLSPAVFGQSFYVFRNRYFDMVGYGQHTPVLKKSMEQDLMKRLHSIAFRATKAECLDLPETTDIVRYVEMEPAAMKIYRDLVRDSYAELGHSEVTVTNILTRLLRLSQITGGFIGGDEGGPVQRVSTAKQEALEDIIEDVLQSGKKLAVMARFIPEINAICRLLEKKDIGYSLLMGGVKDREEQVAAFQNDPEVQVFVGQIATAGLGVTLTAASTMVFYSLDYSMSNFEQAKARIHRVGQRENCTYLYLTAKGTVDEKVLKALRDKADLARMLVDDYRSGLNPFTAGGEKT is encoded by the coding sequence ATGCAACAGCCGAAACCGCTTCTGCACATGCCAATCAGAGCCGCGCCATATAAGCATCAGATCGACGCTTTCAATTTCGTATGCGGCAAGTTCGGGCTGATTCCGGCAAGCGGGATGCCATCTTCCGGCGCGGCTCTGCTCATGGAAATGGGTACCGGAAAGACCATAACAAGCATTGCGGTCGCCGGCGCTTTGTATCAGGCGGGTAAAATCCACAGGGTTCTGGTGGTGGCCCCGCTCTCCATCCTTGGTGTTTGGGAAGAGGAATTTGCTAAGTTTGCAGACTTTGATTACACATTAGCAGTGCTGTCGGGAAGCAGTACAAAGAAAGCGGATACTCTTCGGCATATGCGCGGCTCTCCCCTGCAAGTCGCGGTGATCAATTATGAATCGGCATGGCGTCTGGAAAAGGAACTTGCCGCATGGAACCCCGACATGATTATTGCCGACGAAGGCCACAAGATTAAAACCCATAACATTGCGGCTTCCAAGGCCATGCACCGGCTGGGCGCGCGGGCAAAGTACAGGCTGCTGCTCACAGGGACGGTCATTACCAACAAGGCCATCGACGTGTTCAGCCAGTACAAATTCTTGAGTCCCGCCGTCTTTGGCCAAAGCTTCTATGTGTTCCGCAACAGGTATTTTGATATGGTCGGCTACGGTCAGCACACGCCGGTGCTGAAAAAATCAATGGAGCAGGATTTGATGAAAAGGCTCCACAGCATTGCGTTCCGGGCGACCAAAGCAGAATGCCTTGATTTGCCGGAAACCACCGATATTGTGCGGTACGTGGAGATGGAACCCGCCGCCATGAAGATTTACCGGGATCTGGTCAGGGACAGCTATGCCGAGTTGGGTCATAGCGAGGTGACGGTGACAAACATACTTACCCGCCTGCTCCGGCTGTCGCAGATAACCGGAGGTTTTATCGGCGGCGACGAAGGCGGCCCGGTTCAGCGCGTCAGCACGGCAAAGCAGGAGGCGCTGGAGGATATTATCGAGGACGTTTTGCAAAGCGGCAAAAAGTTGGCGGTCATGGCGCGGTTCATTCCGGAAATCAACGCCATCTGCAGGCTCCTTGAGAAAAAAGACATTGGGTACTCGCTTCTAATGGGCGGCGTGAAAGACCGGGAGGAACAGGTGGCGGCGTTTCAAAACGACCCGGAGGTTCAGGTGTTTGTCGGACAGATCGCCACAGCGGGGCTTGGCGTGACGCTCACCGCCGCCAGCACGATGGTGTTCTATTCACTCGACTACAGCATGAGCAATTTCGAGCAGGCAAAGGCCCGCATCCACCGCGTAGGGCAAAGGGAGAACTGCACCTATCTGTACCTGACGGCAAAAGGCACCGTCGATGAGAAAGTGCTGAAGGCGCTGAGGGACAAGGCGGATCTGGCGAGGATGCTGGTGGACGATTACAGAAGCGGGCTCAATCCTTTTACGGCAGGGGGTGAAAAAACATGA
- a CDS encoding bifunctional 3'-5' exonuclease/DNA polymerase has product MEYRCVTDLAELRDYIDKARLIAFDFETAPREEYRRDEKAALDAHKADIAGVSFSVSEGTAVYVPLRHKTGKNAGSPDKIMQWLAERVFANRKVVKIAHNLSFEAMFLYALGIVLQPPCYDTIAAAQMTLKSNTAFRTLADSGLKTLAQELFGAELPSFETVTSGRYFDELDPQDEETIRYACADSDFTLRLYHLFNNWFDRYLPKHRFIVEKLESPAAIYVGLMKYNGLLADEELVLKKQAEAEERIKQLKEEIAFMIGDVNIGANASTSAFKKYLYDDLKLPVFKTTAKYQEAMDDEAMILLAEWCAENRPELAELFVLVQEYRKWGKIKSTYIDGYLEHINSVTGRIHPDLFPLGTETGRFAARNPNLQNMPRADSDEIGVRNFFIAPTGKALLSLDFSQIELRVGAFYCRDGRMLETYRNNGDIHAQTTSVIYRIPFEEAADKNAEHYKERRAIAKNCNFGVFYGLFPKGLQRNLKFKAGLNTPLAECERIIENLKAGYPKLALWQEETKKRAASRRYTETWLGRRRYLPDIASSDWGKKSFAERCALNTPIQGMAADILKLALGRIIEGLPRRMWLRPVLQIHDELVFELPEDKVREAGAFIKACMEERPFEEFDVPIVAEAAFGVRFGELKEIIEGVNT; this is encoded by the coding sequence ATGGAATACAGATGCGTAACAGATTTAGCGGAATTACGGGACTATATCGATAAAGCGCGCTTAATTGCATTCGACTTTGAAACCGCGCCCCGGGAGGAATACCGCAGGGATGAAAAGGCGGCGCTGGACGCGCATAAGGCGGATATTGCCGGTGTGAGTTTTTCAGTTTCCGAAGGAACGGCCGTTTATGTTCCGTTAAGGCATAAAACAGGAAAGAATGCCGGTTCGCCGGATAAGATCATGCAATGGCTGGCAGAGAGGGTGTTTGCCAATCGAAAGGTTGTAAAAATCGCTCACAACCTGAGCTTTGAGGCGATGTTTCTGTACGCCCTTGGCATCGTGCTGCAGCCGCCCTGCTATGACACCATCGCGGCGGCGCAGATGACGCTGAAAAGCAATACAGCTTTCAGGACACTTGCAGACAGCGGGTTGAAAACGCTGGCGCAGGAGCTTTTCGGCGCGGAACTTCCAAGTTTTGAAACGGTTACATCAGGCAGATATTTCGATGAATTGGATCCGCAGGACGAAGAAACCATCCGCTATGCCTGCGCCGACAGCGATTTTACCCTGCGACTGTATCATCTGTTCAATAACTGGTTTGACCGGTATCTGCCGAAGCACCGATTCATTGTTGAAAAGCTTGAATCGCCCGCGGCGATTTATGTCGGTTTGATGAAGTACAATGGCCTGCTTGCGGATGAGGAACTGGTGCTTAAAAAACAAGCGGAGGCTGAGGAAAGGATTAAGCAATTAAAAGAAGAGATCGCTTTTATGATCGGCGACGTGAATATCGGAGCAAATGCCAGCACATCGGCTTTCAAGAAATATCTGTACGACGATTTGAAGCTGCCAGTGTTCAAAACGACGGCCAAATACCAGGAAGCCATGGACGACGAGGCCATGATCCTGCTTGCAGAATGGTGTGCGGAAAACCGTCCGGAGCTTGCGGAGTTGTTTGTTCTGGTGCAGGAGTACCGCAAATGGGGAAAAATCAAATCCACCTACATAGACGGGTATCTGGAGCATATAAACAGCGTCACCGGCAGGATTCATCCTGACCTGTTTCCGCTGGGCACCGAGACGGGACGTTTTGCGGCAAGAAATCCAAACCTTCAAAATATGCCGAGGGCGGACAGCGACGAGATCGGTGTCCGCAATTTCTTCATTGCTCCAACAGGTAAAGCGTTGCTTTCGCTGGACTTTTCCCAGATCGAGCTTCGTGTCGGCGCGTTCTACTGCCGTGACGGGCGGATGCTGGAAACATATAGGAACAATGGAGACATTCATGCCCAGACCACATCCGTTATCTACCGCATCCCTTTCGAGGAGGCGGCGGACAAAAACGCCGAGCATTACAAGGAACGCCGCGCCATCGCCAAAAATTGCAACTTCGGCGTGTTCTACGGCCTATTCCCAAAGGGGCTACAGCGGAACCTAAAATTCAAGGCGGGACTTAATACTCCGCTTGCGGAATGCGAGCGGATCATCGAAAACCTTAAAGCAGGTTACCCAAAGCTCGCCTTGTGGCAGGAGGAGACGAAAAAGCGCGCGGCATCAAGGCGCTATACGGAAACCTGGCTGGGCAGGCGGCGCTATCTGCCGGACATCGCCTCCTCCGACTGGGGCAAAAAGAGCTTTGCCGAGCGGTGCGCGCTAAATACCCCAATTCAGGGAATGGCGGCGGATATTTTGAAGCTGGCGCTAGGCCGCATCATTGAGGGACTACCCCGGAGGATGTGGCTGCGACCGGTTTTGCAGATCCATGACGAGCTGGTGTTTGAACTGCCGGAAGACAAGGTGCGCGAGGCGGGGGCATTTATTAAAGCCTGCATGGAAGAGCGGCCTTTTGAGGAGTTTGACGTGCCGATTGTTGCAGAAGCGGCATTCGGAGTGAGGTTTGGAGAATTAAAGGAAATAATCGAGGGGGTTAATACATGA
- a CDS encoding aldo/keto reductase, protein MKYRKLGKDLEVSAIGLGCMGMSHGYGPAADKQEMIKLIHTAVDRGVTFFDTAEVYGPYANEELVGEALAPFKGKVVIATKFGIKMVNGRQVLDSKPETIRKSVEGSLKRLKVDTIDLYYQHRVDTDVPIEEVAGVIQDLIREGKIKYWGLSEAGVNTIRRAHSVQPLTAVQSEYSMMWRFPEEEVLPTLEELGIGFVPFSPLGKGFLTGTVDKDATFDSSDFRSIVPRFKPENLEANQVLVDLIKKVAADKNATPSKIALAWVLAQKPWIVPIPGTRKLERLEENLGAAEINLTSDELNTLNDALSKIKVYGDRYPAGSDYANRAGK, encoded by the coding sequence ATGAAATACAGAAAACTTGGAAAAGATTTAGAAGTTTCTGCAATCGGTTTGGGCTGTATGGGTATGAGCCATGGTTATGGGCCTGCGGCAGATAAGCAAGAAATGATTAAGCTTATTCATACGGCAGTTGACAGAGGCGTTACTTTTTTTGACACTGCCGAGGTTTATGGCCCATACGCAAACGAGGAATTGGTGGGTGAAGCGCTTGCGCCATTCAAAGGAAAAGTTGTAATAGCGACTAAGTTTGGCATTAAAATGGTAAACGGCAGACAAGTGCTTGATAGTAAGCCGGAGACAATCAGAAAATCGGTGGAAGGTTCTCTTAAACGGCTTAAAGTTGATACAATTGATCTGTATTACCAGCATCGTGTTGATACAGATGTACCTATTGAGGAAGTAGCCGGAGTAATACAGGATTTAATTAGGGAAGGCAAGATTAAGTATTGGGGACTTTCTGAAGCAGGGGTTAATACCATTCGCCGCGCGCACTCAGTCCAGCCGCTTACTGCAGTCCAAAGTGAGTATTCAATGATGTGGAGATTTCCTGAAGAAGAAGTGCTTCCCACTCTAGAGGAACTCGGTATCGGTTTTGTTCCATTTAGTCCGCTTGGAAAGGGATTCCTAACAGGAACAGTTGACAAGGATGCAACATTTGACAGCTCAGATTTTCGGAGTATTGTTCCCCGTTTTAAACCGGAAAATTTGGAAGCAAATCAGGTCTTGGTTGATTTAATCAAAAAAGTTGCCGCAGATAAAAACGCGACGCCTTCCAAAATTGCACTTGCATGGGTTCTTGCACAGAAACCATGGATTGTTCCGATTCCCGGCACACGCAAATTAGAGCGTCTTGAAGAAAATCTTGGGGCGGCAGAGATTAATCTGACTTCTGATGAGCTCAATACTTTAAATGATGCTCTTTCCAAAATAAAAGTTTATGGGGATCGGTACCCGGCAGGCTCCGATTATGCAAACAGAGCAGGTAAATAA
- a CDS encoding nuclear transport factor 2 family protein, translating to MNNGKSEQELISLSNEKWRWMSECKIDSLNSLFHEKAVFVHMGATMSKEQELDVIRSGRIHYKDVDIQEVSVPFIGETTVILLSKIRLVAVVGGNEVTNPFVVTEVYVKQNDTWMLASLSFTRLLTP from the coding sequence ATGAATAATGGAAAATCTGAACAAGAATTAATCTCTCTTTCTAATGAAAAGTGGCGCTGGATGTCAGAATGTAAAATAGATTCCTTGAACTCTCTCTTCCACGAAAAAGCTGTCTTTGTTCATATGGGCGCAACCATGTCCAAGGAACAAGAACTTGATGTCATTCGAAGCGGCAGGATTCATTACAAAGATGTAGATATTCAAGAAGTATCGGTACCGTTCATTGGAGAGACAACAGTGATCCTTTTGAGCAAAATTCGTTTAGTAGCCGTCGTTGGCGGTAATGAGGTTACCAATCCTTTTGTTGTCACAGAAGTGTATGTGAAACAAAATGATACTTGGATGTTAGCCTCACTCTCATTTACAAGACTGCTTACTCCTTAA
- a CDS encoding cupin domain-containing protein: MADLSNSVIFPKGEKLESNNFSGNVWLNMIVPPHSKLGCPIGNVTFEPGCRNNWHKHPGGQILLVTGGRGWYQEEGKEARELRAGDVVEIPCNVKHWHGAAKDSWFVHLAIEANPEAGPVEWLEPVDDETYGELK, encoded by the coding sequence ATGGCAGATTTAAGCAACAGCGTGATATTTCCCAAAGGAGAAAAGCTGGAGAGCAATAATTTCAGCGGAAATGTATGGCTGAATATGATTGTGCCTCCCCACTCAAAACTTGGTTGTCCTATCGGCAATGTTACATTTGAGCCGGGCTGCCGGAACAACTGGCATAAGCACCCCGGAGGGCAAATTCTGCTTGTTACGGGCGGCCGGGGCTGGTATCAGGAGGAAGGAAAAGAAGCTCGCGAGCTTCGCGCAGGCGATGTCGTTGAAATTCCATGCAATGTTAAGCACTGGCATGGTGCGGCGAAGGATAGCTGGTTTGTTCATCTGGCAATAGAAGCAAATCCGGAAGCCGGTCCAGTTGAATGGCTGGAACCGGTGGACGACGAAACCTATGGGGAACTGAAATAA
- a CDS encoding flavodoxin family protein, which yields MKVLLINGSPNEKGCTYTALSEVAKTLTEQGIETEIVHVGNKDVRGCIGCRKCKTTGKCVFNDIVNETAPKFEQADGIVIGSPVYYASANGTLISFLDRLFYSVPDDKTMKVGAAVVSARRGGCSATFDEINKYFTISGMPIASSQYWNSVHGYTPDDVRKDEEGLQTMRTLGKNMAFLIKSISLGKEKFGLPEKEPWIATNFIR from the coding sequence ATGAAGGTATTATTAATAAACGGAAGTCCAAACGAAAAAGGATGTACATATACGGCTTTGAGCGAAGTGGCAAAAACTTTGACAGAACAAGGAATAGAAACGGAAATTGTCCATGTGGGCAATAAAGATGTCAGGGGCTGCATAGGATGCCGCAAATGCAAAACCACGGGCAAATGCGTGTTTAATGATATTGTAAATGAAACAGCGCCTAAATTTGAGCAAGCGGATGGCATTGTGATTGGATCGCCTGTATATTATGCCTCGGCAAACGGAACTCTTATATCTTTTTTAGACCGTCTTTTTTATAGTGTGCCGGATGATAAAACTATGAAGGTAGGAGCGGCGGTTGTATCGGCAAGGAGAGGCGGATGCTCGGCAACCTTTGATGAAATAAATAAATATTTTACAATTTCAGGCATGCCAATTGCTTCAAGTCAATATTGGAACAGTGTTCATGGATATACACCTGATGATGTTCGAAAAGACGAAGAAGGATTGCAAACAATGCGCACATTAGGCAAAAATATGGCATTTTTAATCAAGAGCATTTCATTAGGAAAAGAAAAGTTCGGTTTACCGGAAAAAGAACCGTGGATTGCCACTAATTTTATTCGGTAG
- a CDS encoding carboxymuconolactone decarboxylase family protein codes for MSAEKNNITGYFRALDELKSSDPEFARFFIHFAFDEVVNHAPLEPKTRMIVILATLLGCQGLELYRDMLPVALENDVTPVEAKEIVYQAVAYLGMGRVLPFLRVTNEIMQERGIALPLPPQATTTLEDRGEKGLQTQVDIFGKRMRETLNNEPAETRHIREWLAGNCFGDYYTRNGLNYAQRELITFFFLAAQGGCEAQLLSHATGNMLVGNDKSFLIRAVSQCIPYIGYPRALNALRCVNEAAEKLNKIKE; via the coding sequence ATGTCAGCAGAGAAAAACAATATTACTGGTTATTTTCGGGCATTGGATGAACTGAAATCATCTGATCCAGAGTTTGCCCGTTTTTTTATCCATTTTGCCTTTGATGAAGTTGTAAATCACGCTCCGCTGGAACCGAAAACCCGCATGATAGTAATTCTAGCGACATTGTTAGGATGCCAGGGTCTTGAACTCTATCGGGATATGCTGCCGGTTGCTTTGGAGAACGATGTTACACCGGTAGAAGCAAAGGAAATCGTTTATCAGGCGGTCGCTTATCTGGGCATGGGGCGTGTCCTTCCATTTTTGAGAGTCACCAATGAGATTATGCAGGAGCGAGGTATTGCTTTGCCGCTTCCTCCGCAGGCAACTACGACGCTGGAAGATAGGGGCGAAAAAGGGTTGCAAACTCAGGTCGATATTTTCGGTAAGCGTATGCGGGAAACTCTAAACAACGAACCTGCCGAAACACGCCATATTCGGGAATGGCTAGCGGGCAACTGTTTTGGCGATTATTACACCAGAAACGGCCTGAACTATGCGCAGCGGGAACTGATCACTTTTTTCTTTCTTGCCGCACAGGGAGGTTGCGAAGCACAGCTTTTGAGTCATGCTACTGGAAATATGTTGGTCGGAAATGATAAATCGTTTTTGATTCGGGCTGTTTCACAATGTATCCCGTATATCGGCTACCCACGCGCATTGAACGCTCTGCGTTGCGTTAATGAGGCCGCTGAAAAACTGAACAAAATCAAAGAGTAA
- a CDS encoding flavodoxin, translating to MNKFKEGKTLITYYSREGNNYVNGCIVNLPVGNTEVAAKMIQKITGGELFCINTIKKYPEDYTETTKVAQQELRDNARPELSAYLENIDDYEVIILGYPNWWGTMPMPVFTFLEKYDFAGKAILPFCTHEGSGMGRSESDIKKLCPNSKVLKGLAIRGGNVNNSEKDIAHWLKNINI from the coding sequence ATGAATAAATTTAAAGAAGGAAAAACTCTTATAACCTACTATTCAAGAGAAGGAAACAATTATGTCAATGGATGCATTGTAAATTTGCCGGTTGGCAATACGGAAGTTGCCGCTAAAATGATTCAGAAAATAACCGGCGGCGAACTGTTCTGCATTAACACAATAAAGAAATACCCTGAGGATTATACGGAAACCACAAAAGTTGCCCAGCAGGAACTGCGTGACAATGCAAGGCCTGAGCTTTCAGCGTATCTTGAAAATATTGATGACTATGAAGTTATCATTCTGGGCTATCCCAACTGGTGGGGAACCATGCCGATGCCGGTATTCACTTTTCTCGAAAAATACGATTTTGCTGGAAAGGCCATTCTTCCATTCTGCACCCACGAAGGAAGCGGCATGGGGCGCAGTGAAAGCGATATAAAGAAACTGTGCCCAAATTCAAAAGTGTTGAAAGGGCTGGCAATCCGTGGCGGGAACGTAAACAACTCGGAAAAAGATATTGCCCATTGGTTAAAAAATATTAACATCTGA
- a CDS encoding iron-containing alcohol dehydrogenase, which yields MESFVFEYATKVYFGKGTAKEYLAKALSTYGRNVMLAYGGGSIKQNGVYEELTVILKDAGKTVTEFSGIMPNPTYTKVQEGAALAKKEKIDFILAVGGGSVIDCCKIIAAQAMMDEDLWEMEMERHQLPSVQPLPMGAIVTASGTGAEMNGGAVITNEEKKIKTGLFSAPPRFAILDPEYTKSVPPMQVFSGAFDTLSHAMETYFGRSDMDNVSDDVALAIMRNTVVNMRRLLTDINDMQARGNLMWDSAMAENGILKVGRVTDFQAHQIEHQLGAFTDCNHGQGLAVIHPAYYRHIVKNAEEKFTRFAKIVFNVDNAKAGIDALADFIRECGLPTKMGQLKSKVEISPEVLRKVADTCNIIKCNPRELSRDEIYEILMECM from the coding sequence ATGGAAAGTTTTGTTTTTGAGTATGCAACAAAGGTTTATTTTGGCAAAGGCACTGCAAAAGAATATCTGGCAAAGGCGCTTTCCACCTATGGAAGAAATGTTATGCTTGCCTATGGCGGCGGTTCTATTAAGCAAAACGGCGTTTATGAAGAACTGACAGTCATCCTGAAAGACGCTGGAAAAACCGTGACAGAATTTTCCGGCATCATGCCAAATCCAACTTACACAAAGGTACAGGAAGGTGCTGCATTGGCAAAAAAAGAAAAGATTGATTTTATTCTGGCCGTTGGCGGGGGATCGGTCATTGACTGCTGCAAGATTATTGCAGCGCAGGCAATGATGGACGAGGACTTATGGGAAATGGAGATGGAACGACACCAGCTTCCCTCCGTCCAGCCGCTTCCTATGGGAGCGATTGTTACTGCCTCCGGTACCGGTGCGGAAATGAATGGCGGCGCAGTAATTACCAACGAAGAAAAGAAAATCAAAACCGGACTGTTTTCCGCTCCACCCCGCTTTGCAATCCTCGACCCGGAATATACCAAGTCCGTGCCACCTATGCAGGTGTTTTCTGGTGCTTTTGATACGCTGAGCCATGCCATGGAAACCTATTTTGGACGCTCTGACATGGACAATGTGTCCGATGATGTGGCATTGGCGATTATGCGGAATACGGTAGTCAATATGCGTCGTCTGCTTACAGACATCAATGATATGCAGGCCCGTGGCAATCTGATGTGGGATTCCGCTATGGCAGAAAACGGCATCCTCAAGGTTGGCCGCGTTACAGACTTTCAGGCACATCAGATTGAGCATCAGCTTGGAGCTTTTACCGATTGCAACCATGGCCAGGGGCTGGCTGTCATTCACCCTGCCTACTATCGCCATATCGTGAAGAATGCGGAGGAAAAGTTTACCCGGTTTGCAAAGATCGTGTTTAATGTTGATAATGCTAAGGCAGGTATCGACGCTCTGGCCGACTTTATCAGGGAGTGCGGACTTCCCACCAAAATGGGGCAACTGAAATCTAAAGTGGAGATTTCACCGGAGGTGCTGCGCAAAGTAGCTGATACCTGCAATATCATTAAATGTAATCCTCGTGAACTGAGTCGGGACGAAATTTATGAAATCCTGATGGAATGCATGTAA